Proteins encoded by one window of Gordonia jinghuaiqii:
- the rbfA gene encoding 30S ribosome-binding factor RbfA — MADPARAQRMAKRISSIVASAIASEIKDPRLAYVTVTDSRVTNDLHDATIYYTVMGESIDAEPDYEAAAAGLAKATGVLRSKVGAGTGVRFTPTLRFVLDTVPDAARQMEELVARARANDELVARRAAEASPAGEADPYRSAEDGDSTGGDSTGGDSTGGDSTGEAGRGE; from the coding sequence GGCACGCGCACAACGCATGGCCAAGCGGATCTCGTCGATCGTCGCATCGGCGATCGCCTCCGAGATCAAGGATCCGCGACTGGCATATGTGACGGTCACCGACTCGCGGGTGACCAACGATCTGCACGACGCGACGATCTACTACACCGTGATGGGCGAATCCATCGACGCCGAACCCGATTACGAGGCTGCGGCGGCCGGGCTGGCCAAGGCCACCGGTGTGCTGCGGTCCAAGGTCGGCGCCGGCACCGGGGTGCGTTTCACCCCGACGCTGCGTTTCGTCCTCGACACGGTGCCCGACGCGGCCCGGCAGATGGAAGAGCTGGTCGCCCGCGCCCGCGCGAACGACGAACTCGTCGCCCGCCGGGCGGCGGAGGCCTCGCCCGCCGGCGAGGCCGACCCCTACCGTTCGGCGGAGGACGGGGACTCGACAGGCGGGGACTCGACAGGCGGGGACTCGACAGGCGGGGACTCGACCGGCGAGGCCGGTCGGGGAGAGTGA
- a CDS encoding DHH family phosphoesterase yields the protein MSRSSSAAIAARLASATAVTICCHVRPDADTIGSGLALGLALDRRGVDVEVSYPGAEQLPASLAGLPGSKLLCAPAQVVGHPLVVAVDAATLGRLETLGETFSRAETSITIDHHASNPGFGDLDLIDPAADCTAVLVLDVLDELGVALDADIATCIYAGLSTDTGSFRWARAESFRVAARLLEAGVDARKWSRVLFDSHPFPWLSMMARVLASAQLEPAACNGEGLVYAVVDHEALAGMSWEESESVIDTVRTTREAEVAAVFKEGEPGTWTVSLRSKDTVDLVPIARSHGGGGHRQASGYSDTGTADEVVARLLESL from the coding sequence GTGAGCCGTTCCTCGAGCGCGGCGATCGCCGCGAGGCTGGCCTCCGCGACCGCGGTGACCATCTGTTGTCATGTCCGCCCCGATGCGGACACGATCGGCAGCGGTCTGGCGTTGGGGCTGGCCCTCGACCGTCGTGGGGTCGACGTCGAGGTCTCCTATCCCGGCGCCGAGCAACTCCCTGCGTCGCTCGCGGGTCTGCCGGGCAGCAAGTTGCTGTGCGCGCCGGCGCAGGTCGTCGGGCACCCGCTGGTGGTGGCGGTTGACGCCGCCACCCTCGGGCGCCTCGAGACGCTCGGCGAGACGTTCAGCCGGGCGGAGACCTCGATCACCATCGATCACCACGCCTCCAATCCCGGCTTCGGTGACCTCGACCTGATCGATCCGGCGGCCGACTGCACCGCCGTGCTGGTTCTCGACGTGCTCGACGAGCTCGGCGTCGCGCTCGACGCCGACATCGCGACCTGCATCTATGCCGGACTGAGCACGGACACGGGTTCTTTCCGGTGGGCCCGGGCGGAGTCCTTCAGGGTGGCCGCGCGGCTGTTGGAGGCCGGCGTCGACGCGCGCAAGTGGAGTCGGGTGCTGTTCGACTCGCATCCGTTTCCGTGGCTCTCGATGATGGCCCGTGTCCTGGCGTCGGCCCAGCTCGAACCCGCTGCCTGCAACGGCGAGGGTCTGGTCTACGCGGTCGTCGATCACGAGGCCCTTGCCGGCATGAGCTGGGAGGAGTCCGAGAGCGTCATCGACACCGTCCGCACCACCCGTGAAGCCGAAGTGGCCGCGGTGTTCAAGGAGGGCGAACCGGGCACCTGGACGGTGTCCCTGCGATCCAAGGACACCGTCGACCTCGTACCCATCGCACGGTCCCACGGCGGCGGCGGACACCGCCAGGCCTCGGGCTACAGCGACACCGGCACCGCCGACGAGGTCGTCGCGAGGCTGTTGGAGTCGCTCTGA
- a CDS encoding MATE family efflux transporter, producing the protein MATLTVSALAVLIAPPLYLLLDLAVVGRLGGEYLAALGVGTLVLSIVSTQLTFLSYGTTARSARRFGSGDRRGAVLEGVQASWIAVAVGVLIVACAYPCAPFVMRLLVGTSSPESAAVAADAADWVRIAMFGVPLILLSMAGNGWMRGVQETRRPVVYVVIGLSLGAVLVVGLVHGIGPFPELGLPGSAIANVIGQGVTGVLFAVRVIREARAQTPESGVSAFAPRRSVIVAQLVMARDLVVRSLSFQICFVSAAAVAARFGVAQVAAHQLVLQLWEFMALFLDSLAIAAQALVGAALGAGRLSDADSVARRVTGVSVVAASVMAAVFAAGATLIPQIFTSDAEVLDAVGVPWWFFVGMLPIAGVVFALDGVLLGSGDAAFLRTATLTGALVGFLPLIWLSLIFDWGLAGVWSGLVVFMLVRLATVGWRIRSGRWRRAGAVRT; encoded by the coding sequence ATCGCCACGCTCACGGTCTCGGCGCTGGCGGTTCTCATCGCGCCGCCGCTCTATCTGCTCCTCGATCTCGCCGTGGTCGGCCGACTGGGTGGGGAGTACCTGGCCGCTCTCGGTGTGGGCACACTCGTGCTGTCCATCGTCAGCACGCAGCTGACGTTCCTGTCCTACGGGACGACCGCCCGTTCGGCCCGTCGTTTCGGCTCCGGGGACCGACGAGGCGCCGTGCTCGAAGGTGTGCAGGCCAGCTGGATCGCGGTGGCCGTCGGCGTGCTGATCGTCGCCTGCGCGTATCCGTGCGCACCTTTCGTGATGCGGCTGCTCGTGGGGACGTCGTCCCCGGAGTCGGCGGCGGTGGCGGCCGACGCGGCGGATTGGGTGCGGATCGCGATGTTCGGGGTCCCGCTGATCCTGTTGTCGATGGCAGGCAACGGCTGGATGCGCGGGGTGCAGGAGACACGCAGGCCGGTGGTCTACGTGGTCATCGGGTTGTCGCTCGGCGCGGTCCTCGTCGTCGGTCTCGTGCACGGCATCGGACCGTTCCCCGAGCTGGGCCTGCCCGGTAGTGCCATCGCCAACGTCATCGGCCAGGGCGTGACCGGGGTGCTGTTCGCCGTGCGGGTGATCCGGGAGGCGCGTGCGCAGACCCCGGAGTCGGGTGTGTCCGCGTTCGCTCCGCGACGGTCGGTCATCGTCGCGCAGCTGGTGATGGCGCGCGATCTGGTGGTGCGCAGCCTGTCGTTCCAGATCTGCTTCGTCTCGGCGGCTGCGGTCGCCGCCCGCTTCGGTGTCGCCCAGGTGGCCGCCCATCAGCTCGTGCTCCAGTTGTGGGAGTTCATGGCGCTGTTCCTCGACTCGCTGGCCATCGCCGCGCAAGCACTGGTCGGTGCAGCCCTCGGTGCCGGGCGTCTGTCCGACGCCGATTCCGTCGCCCGGCGGGTGACCGGGGTGTCGGTGGTCGCGGCGTCGGTGATGGCGGCGGTCTTCGCGGCCGGTGCGACGCTCATCCCGCAGATCTTCACGAGCGACGCCGAGGTCCTCGACGCGGTCGGTGTCCCGTGGTGGTTCTTCGTCGGCATGCTGCCGATCGCGGGGGTGGTGTTCGCGCTCGACGGTGTCCTGCTCGGCAGCGGCGACGCCGCATTCCTGCGGACCGCGACCCTGACCGGCGCGCTGGTCGGGTTCCTACCGCTGATCTGGCTGTCGCTGATCTTCGACTGGGGTCTCGCCGGCGTGTGGTCGGGGCTGGTCGTGTTCATGCTCGTCCGGCTGGCCACCGTGGGGTGGCGGATCAGGTCGGGACGCTGGCGGCGGGCGGGTGCGGTCCGCACCTGA
- a CDS encoding metallophosphoesterase family protein encodes MATLWAISDLHVAHRGNEHIIDDIRPTSEGDWLIVAGDVAERTDDIIDTLRRLRTRFSTVVWVPGNHELYTTAKDPLQIFGVARYDYLVQACRDIGVVTPEDIYPLFDPGDGSAPVRVVPMFLLYDYTFRPEGTANKLTALALARERNVVATDEFLLSPEPFPTRDAWGRARIEITRRRLEAIDPAEKTVLINHWPLRREPCDALFYPEFALWCGSELTADWHKDFNAACCVYGHLHIPRTTWYDDIRFEEVSVGYPREWKRRGLPKPLMRNIIPGDGLVASDLPEHGVRFDLPPDYAERAAEFRERVEQRQAERRTRQAERAAREDRQ; translated from the coding sequence GTGGCTACTTTGTGGGCGATCAGCGATCTGCACGTCGCACACCGGGGCAACGAGCACATCATCGACGACATCCGGCCGACGTCGGAGGGGGACTGGCTCATCGTCGCCGGTGACGTCGCCGAACGCACCGACGACATCATCGACACCCTGCGCCGTCTGCGTACCCGGTTCTCCACCGTGGTGTGGGTGCCGGGCAATCACGAGTTGTACACGACGGCCAAGGATCCGCTGCAGATCTTCGGCGTCGCTCGCTACGACTACCTGGTTCAGGCCTGCCGGGACATCGGTGTGGTGACCCCCGAGGACATCTACCCGCTGTTCGATCCGGGCGACGGCTCCGCGCCGGTGCGGGTGGTGCCGATGTTCCTGCTCTACGACTACACCTTCCGTCCGGAGGGCACCGCCAACAAGCTCACCGCTCTGGCACTGGCACGCGAACGCAACGTGGTGGCCACCGACGAGTTCCTGTTGTCGCCGGAACCGTTCCCGACGCGCGACGCGTGGGGCCGGGCACGGATCGAGATCACGCGCCGCAGGCTCGAGGCGATCGACCCGGCGGAGAAGACCGTCCTCATCAACCACTGGCCGCTGCGTCGTGAACCATGCGATGCGCTGTTCTATCCCGAGTTCGCGCTGTGGTGCGGCAGTGAGCTGACCGCGGACTGGCACAAGGACTTCAACGCGGCCTGCTGCGTCTACGGGCACCTGCACATCCCGCGCACCACCTGGTACGACGACATCCGGTTCGAGGAGGTGTCGGTCGGCTACCCGCGCGAGTGGAAGCGCCGCGGACTGCCGAAGCCGTTGATGCGCAACATCATCCCCGGTGACGGCCTCGTCGCGTCGGATCTCCCCGAACACGGTGTGCGTTTCGACCTGCCCCCGGACTACGCCGAACGTGCCGCCGAGTTCCGGGAGCGCGTCGAGCAGCGGCAGGCGGAACGACGAACACGGCAGGCCGAGCGCGCAGCCCGAGAGGACAGGCAATGA
- a CDS encoding 4'-phosphopantetheinyl transferase family protein, with translation MIEKLLPAGVASAEAFTDPPGLEPMPAEQNLIAKAVEKRRREFITVRHCARQALGELGIEPVPILKGDKGAPVWPAGIVGSLTHCDGYRAAIVAYAMGVRSLGMDAEPHDALPDGVLEHTSLPAEREILATRSGELHWDRLLFCAKEATYKAWFPITKRWLGFEDAHITFEQTGPATGTFISRILIDPAAADGGPPLLEFSGRWLVDRGIITTTIAVA, from the coding sequence ATGATCGAGAAGCTCCTCCCCGCCGGGGTCGCCTCGGCGGAGGCGTTCACCGACCCGCCCGGCCTCGAGCCGATGCCCGCCGAGCAGAACCTCATCGCGAAGGCGGTGGAGAAGCGGCGCCGCGAGTTCATCACCGTCCGGCACTGTGCGCGGCAGGCACTGGGGGAGCTCGGCATAGAACCCGTGCCGATCCTCAAGGGCGACAAGGGCGCACCCGTGTGGCCGGCGGGGATCGTCGGCAGCCTGACACACTGCGACGGATACCGCGCCGCCATCGTGGCCTATGCCATGGGCGTGCGGTCGCTCGGCATGGACGCCGAGCCGCACGATGCCCTGCCCGACGGCGTGCTCGAGCACACCAGCCTGCCCGCCGAACGCGAGATCCTCGCGACGCGTTCCGGTGAACTGCACTGGGACCGGCTGCTGTTCTGCGCCAAGGAGGCCACCTACAAGGCGTGGTTCCCGATCACCAAGCGCTGGCTGGGCTTCGAGGACGCCCACATCACCTTCGAGCAGACCGGCCCGGCCACGGGCACGTTCATCTCGCGCATCCTGATCGATCCGGCCGCGGCCGACGGCGGTCCGCCGCTGCTCGAGTTCTCGGGACGCTGGCTGGTCGACCGCGGCATCATCACCACCACGATCGCGGTGGCGTGA
- the truB gene encoding tRNA pseudouridine(55) synthase TruB, translating to MADATIENAGLLIVDKEAGMTSHDVVSRCRKIFNTRRVGHAGTLDPMATGVLVIGIERATKLLGLLSLTTKSYTATVRLGVSTTTDDREGEILSTADASAVSDEAIAAGVADLTGDISQVPAKVSAIKVDGRRAHALVRTGAEFDLAARPVTVSRFEVLATRRDGQFVDLDVAVDCSSGTYIRSLARDLGSALGVGGHLTELRRTAVGPFTLDQARTLDAVREDPHVSLGIDEAVKISFPRRDISDEEAESISQGRWLEPVGRKDVYVVVDPHEQAIALIQEKGRRASSVMVVRPATLR from the coding sequence GTGGCCGACGCAACCATCGAGAACGCCGGCCTGCTCATCGTCGACAAAGAGGCCGGAATGACCAGCCACGACGTCGTGTCGCGGTGCCGCAAGATCTTCAACACCCGCCGGGTGGGTCATGCCGGCACGCTCGACCCGATGGCGACCGGTGTCCTGGTCATCGGGATCGAGAGGGCGACAAAGCTTCTCGGTCTACTGTCGCTGACCACCAAGTCCTACACCGCGACCGTGCGGCTGGGTGTGTCGACGACCACCGACGACCGCGAGGGCGAGATCCTCAGCACCGCAGACGCTTCTGCGGTGTCCGACGAGGCCATCGCCGCGGGAGTCGCCGACCTGACCGGAGACATCTCGCAGGTGCCGGCCAAGGTCAGCGCCATCAAGGTCGACGGCAGGCGCGCCCACGCGCTGGTGCGTACGGGCGCCGAGTTCGACCTCGCCGCCCGCCCGGTCACCGTGTCCCGCTTCGAGGTGCTCGCGACGCGCCGGGACGGACAGTTCGTCGATCTCGATGTGGCCGTGGACTGTTCGTCGGGAACCTACATCCGGTCGCTGGCCCGTGACCTGGGTTCGGCGCTCGGCGTGGGCGGGCACCTCACCGAACTGCGACGCACCGCCGTCGGACCGTTCACCCTCGACCAGGCGCGCACGCTCGACGCCGTCCGGGAGGACCCGCACGTGAGCCTCGGCATCGACGAGGCGGTCAAGATCTCGTTCCCGCGCCGCGACATCAGCGACGAGGAGGCGGAATCCATCAGTCAGGGACGGTGGCTCGAGCCGGTCGGGCGCAAAGACGTCTACGTGGTCGTCGACCCGCACGAGCAGGCCATCGCGCTGATCCAGGAGAAGGGGCGCCGGGCGAGTTCGGTGATGGTCGTCCGCCCCGCCACACTGCGCTGA
- a CDS encoding metal-dependent transcriptional regulator yields the protein MPAGSDRPVTELSQVTQDYLKVIWTSQEWEDVKVTTKLLAQSLGVSASTASEAIRKLADQGLVSHEPYGAVTLTEEGRAAAILMVRRHRLLETFLVRELGYRWDEVHDEAEVLEHAVSDRLMARLDAKLGFPDRDPHGDPIPALDGSIPAPAAALLADLEVGASGSIARISDTDPEMLRYFDQVGVALDCVVTVAEKRPFAGTISVSLGDADPIDLGDIAARAIFVVPRS from the coding sequence ATGCCTGCGGGATCCGATCGTCCGGTGACGGAGCTGTCACAAGTCACCCAGGACTATCTGAAGGTCATCTGGACCAGCCAGGAGTGGGAAGACGTCAAGGTCACCACCAAGCTGCTCGCCCAGTCCCTCGGCGTGTCCGCGTCCACGGCGTCGGAGGCCATCCGCAAGCTCGCCGACCAGGGCCTGGTGTCGCATGAGCCCTATGGCGCGGTCACTCTCACCGAGGAAGGCCGCGCCGCGGCCATCCTCATGGTTCGCCGCCACCGCCTGCTCGAGACGTTCCTCGTCCGTGAACTCGGCTACCGCTGGGACGAGGTGCACGACGAGGCCGAGGTCCTCGAACACGCCGTCTCCGACCGCCTGATGGCCCGGCTCGACGCCAAACTCGGCTTCCCCGACCGGGATCCGCACGGCGACCCCATCCCCGCACTCGACGGGTCGATCCCCGCACCCGCGGCCGCACTGCTCGCCGATCTCGAGGTCGGGGCATCGGGCTCCATTGCCCGCATCTCCGACACCGACCCGGAGATGCTGCGCTACTTCGACCAGGTCGGCGTCGCGCTCGACTGCGTGGTCACCGTCGCCGAGAAGCGCCCGTTCGCCGGCACCATCTCGGTCTCGCTGGGTGATGCGGACCCGATCGACCTCGGCGACATCGCCGCCCGTGCGATCTTCGTCGTGCCGCGCAGCTGA
- a CDS encoding bifunctional riboflavin kinase/FAD synthetase, producing the protein MLRWRGLDDIPADWGRCVVTIGVFDGVHRGHAELINAATTAAREHGVPSVLMTFDPHPSEVVRPGSHPPQLTTLTRRAELAEELGIDVFCVMPFTPELAARSPKDFAHDILVETLHAAVVVVGDNFTFGRKAAGDVSKLADLGTKFGFSVRSVSLFGEHAVTFSSTYIRACVAAGDVDRAAEALGRPHRVEGVVVRGDGRGRNLGFPTANVAPPMYAAIPADGVYAAWFTILGIGPVAGEVEPGERYQAAVSVGTNPTFSGRTRTVEAFVLDKSADLYGQHVAVDFVHRIRGMVQFDGIDDLIVAMRDDVDKTREILAAAET; encoded by the coding sequence GTGTTGCGATGGCGAGGTCTTGACGACATCCCCGCGGACTGGGGACGGTGCGTGGTCACCATCGGTGTCTTCGACGGTGTCCACCGCGGACATGCCGAGTTGATCAATGCGGCAACCACGGCGGCCAGGGAGCATGGCGTCCCGTCGGTGCTGATGACGTTCGATCCGCATCCCTCGGAGGTCGTGCGTCCGGGATCCCATCCGCCGCAACTGACGACGCTGACCCGGCGGGCCGAACTGGCCGAGGAACTCGGCATCGACGTCTTCTGCGTGATGCCGTTCACCCCCGAGCTCGCCGCGCGCTCACCCAAGGACTTCGCCCACGACATCCTCGTGGAGACCCTCCATGCCGCGGTCGTGGTGGTGGGCGACAACTTCACCTTCGGGCGCAAGGCCGCCGGGGACGTGTCCAAACTCGCCGACCTCGGCACCAAGTTCGGGTTCTCCGTGCGGTCGGTGTCGCTGTTCGGCGAGCACGCCGTGACCTTCTCGTCGACGTACATCCGTGCCTGTGTCGCCGCGGGCGACGTGGATCGGGCCGCCGAGGCGCTCGGGCGTCCGCACCGCGTCGAGGGGGTGGTCGTGCGTGGCGACGGTCGCGGTCGCAACCTCGGTTTCCCGACGGCGAACGTCGCGCCACCGATGTACGCCGCCATCCCCGCCGACGGGGTGTACGCCGCGTGGTTCACCATCCTGGGCATCGGGCCGGTCGCCGGTGAGGTCGAGCCGGGCGAGCGTTACCAGGCGGCGGTCTCGGTGGGCACCAACCCGACGTTCTCGGGACGCACCCGCACCGTCGAGGCCTTCGTGCTCGACAAGAGCGCCGATCTCTACGGACAGCACGTCGCCGTCGACTTCGTCCACCGCATCCGCGGCATGGTCCAGTTCGACGGGATCGACGACCTGATCGTCGCGATGCGCGACGACGTGGACAAGACACGCGAGATCCTGGCGGCGGCCGAGACGTGA
- the rpsO gene encoding 30S ribosomal protein S15: MALTVEQKKEILAEYGLHETDTGSPEAQVAMLTKRIVDLTEHLKQHKHDHHSRRGLLLLVGRRRRLLKYVAKVDINRYRSLIERLGLRR, translated from the coding sequence ATGGCTTTGACTGTCGAGCAGAAAAAAGAAATCCTCGCCGAGTACGGTCTGCACGAGACCGACACCGGATCACCCGAGGCCCAGGTCGCAATGCTGACCAAGCGCATCGTCGACCTCACCGAACACCTCAAGCAGCACAAGCACGATCACCACAGCCGCCGCGGTCTGCTGCTGCTCGTCGGCCGTCGTCGCCGTCTGCTCAAGTACGTCGCCAAGGTCGACATCAACCGCTACCGCTCGCTCATCGAGCGTCTCGGCCTGCGTCGCTGA
- a CDS encoding polyribonucleotide nucleotidyltransferase — translation MTDVNTPDVNTEDFADDYDEAITEATAIIDNGSFGTRTIRFETGRLALQAGGAVTAYLDDENMLLSTTSASKHPKEHFDFFPLTVDVEERMYAAGRIPGSFFRREGRPSTDAILTCRLIDRPLRPSFVDGLRNEIQVVVTVLSLNPNDLYDVLAINAASASTQLAGLPFSGPVGGVRVALVPTEENRAGQWVAFPTVEQLEGAVFDMVVAGRIVGEGDNTDVAIMMVEAEATDNVIDLIAGGAQAPTEAIVAEGLEAAKPFIARLCEAQRSLAAAAAKETAEFPLYPPYQSDVYDAVAAAATDRLSEILSIAGKQERDDKTDELKADILAQLGEQFAGREKEIGGAYRSLTKQLVRQRILTDHFRIDGRGISDIRALSAEVGIIPRAHGSALFERGETQILGVTTLDMVKMAQQIDSLGPETSKRYMHHYNFPPYSTGETGRVGSPKRREIGHGALAERALMPVLPSVEDFPYAIRQVSEALSSNGSTSMGSVCASTMSLLNAGVPLRAPVAGIAMGLVSDTVDGETRYVALTDILGAEDAFGDMDFKVAGTKDFVTALQLDTKLDGIPSPVLAGALSQAKDARLTILDVMAEAIDEPDEMSPFAPRITTIKIPMDKIGELIGPKGKTINGITEETGANISIEDDGTVFVGASDGVKAQAAIDRINAIANPQLPKVGERFLGTVVKTTAFGAFVSLLPGRDGLVHISKLGKGKRVSKVEDVVNVGSKLRVEIADIDERGKISLVPVDDDADKAEAPAAEAATADA, via the coding sequence ATGACAGATGTGAACACCCCCGATGTGAACACCGAAGATTTCGCCGACGACTACGACGAGGCCATCACCGAGGCCACGGCGATCATCGACAACGGGAGCTTCGGCACCCGCACTATCCGGTTCGAGACCGGGCGCCTGGCACTGCAGGCCGGCGGGGCGGTGACCGCCTACCTCGACGACGAGAACATGCTGCTGTCGACCACGTCGGCGTCGAAGCACCCGAAGGAGCACTTCGACTTCTTCCCGCTCACCGTGGACGTCGAGGAGCGGATGTACGCCGCCGGACGCATCCCCGGATCGTTCTTCCGCCGCGAGGGTCGCCCGTCGACCGACGCGATCCTCACCTGCCGCCTGATCGACCGTCCGCTGCGCCCGTCGTTCGTCGACGGACTGCGCAACGAGATCCAGGTCGTGGTGACCGTGCTCTCGCTCAACCCGAACGACCTGTACGACGTCCTCGCGATCAACGCGGCGTCGGCGTCGACCCAGCTCGCCGGCCTGCCGTTCTCCGGCCCGGTCGGTGGCGTGCGCGTCGCGCTCGTCCCGACCGAGGAGAACCGCGCCGGCCAGTGGGTCGCGTTCCCGACCGTCGAGCAGCTCGAGGGCGCCGTGTTCGACATGGTGGTCGCCGGCCGCATCGTCGGCGAGGGTGACAACACCGACGTCGCCATCATGATGGTCGAGGCCGAGGCCACCGACAACGTCATCGACCTCATCGCCGGCGGCGCTCAGGCCCCGACCGAGGCGATCGTCGCCGAGGGCCTCGAGGCCGCCAAGCCGTTCATCGCCCGCCTCTGCGAGGCGCAGAGGTCCCTGGCCGCCGCGGCTGCCAAGGAGACCGCGGAGTTCCCGCTGTACCCGCCGTACCAGTCGGATGTCTACGACGCCGTCGCCGCAGCCGCGACCGATCGTCTGTCGGAGATCCTCAGTATCGCGGGCAAGCAGGAGCGCGACGACAAGACCGACGAGCTCAAGGCCGACATCCTCGCTCAGCTCGGCGAGCAGTTCGCGGGTCGTGAGAAGGAGATCGGCGGCGCATACCGTTCGCTGACCAAGCAGCTGGTCCGTCAGCGCATCCTGACCGATCACTTCCGCATCGACGGTCGTGGCATCTCCGACATCCGTGCGCTCTCGGCCGAGGTCGGCATCATCCCGCGTGCGCACGGCAGCGCGCTGTTCGAGCGTGGCGAGACCCAGATCCTGGGCGTCACCACCCTCGACATGGTCAAGATGGCGCAGCAGATCGACTCGCTCGGACCCGAGACGTCCAAGCGCTACATGCATCACTACAACTTCCCGCCGTACTCGACCGGTGAGACCGGCCGCGTCGGTTCGCCCAAGCGTCGCGAGATCGGCCACGGCGCGCTCGCCGAGCGTGCCCTGATGCCGGTGCTCCCGAGCGTCGAGGACTTCCCGTACGCGATCCGTCAGGTGTCCGAGGCGTTGAGCTCCAACGGCTCGACCTCGATGGGTTCGGTGTGTGCCTCGACCATGTCGCTGCTGAATGCCGGTGTGCCGCTGCGCGCCCCGGTCGCCGGCATCGCCATGGGCCTGGTCTCCGACACCGTCGACGGCGAAACCCGTTATGTCGCACTGACCGACATCCTCGGCGCCGAAGATGCCTTCGGCGACATGGACTTCAAGGTCGCGGGCACCAAGGACTTCGTGACCGCGCTGCAGCTCGACACCAAGCTCGACGGCATCCCGTCGCCGGTGCTCGCGGGTGCGCTCAGCCAGGCCAAGGACGCCCGGCTGACCATCCTCGACGTCATGGCCGAGGCCATCGACGAGCCGGACGAGATGAGCCCGTTCGCGCCGCGGATCACCACCATCAAGATCCCGATGGACAAGATCGGCGAGCTGATCGGCCCCAAGGGCAAGACGATCAACGGCATCACCGAGGAGACCGGCGCCAACATCTCCATCGAGGACGACGGCACCGTGTTCGTCGGCGCCTCCGATGGTGTGAAGGCGCAGGCGGCGATCGATCGCATCAACGCGATCGCCAACCCGCAGCTGCCGAAGGTCGGGGAGCGCTTCCTCGGCACCGTGGTCAAGACCACCGCGTTCGGCGCGTTCGTGTCGCTGCTGCCGGGGCGCGACGGCCTGGTGCACATCTCGAAGCTCGGCAAGGGCAAGCGGGTCAGCAAGGTCGAGGACGTCGTCAACGTGGGCTCCAAGCTCCGCGTGGAGATCGCCGACATCGACGAGCGCGGCAAGATCAGCCTCGTCCCGGTCGACGACGACGCCGACAAGGCGGAGGCGCCGGCTGCCGAGGCAGCCACCGCTGACGCATGA